The following proteins are co-located in the Vigna angularis cultivar LongXiaoDou No.4 chromosome 2, ASM1680809v1, whole genome shotgun sequence genome:
- the LOC108322401 gene encoding adenosine kinase 2, with amino-acid sequence MASEGILLGMGNPLLDISAIVDPEFLKKYSLTLNNAILAHDKHKPIYEELVEKYDVEYIAGGSTQNSIKVAQWMLQVPGATSFMGGIGKDKFGEEMKKSTKLAGVKAHYHEDESSPTGTCAVCIIGGERSLVANLAAANCYKSGHLKKPENWALVEKAKYIYIAGFFLTVSPDSILLVAEHAAANNKIFSMNLSAPFICEIFRERLEKALPYTDFVFGNETEAKIFSKIQGWETENVEEIALKISQWPKASGTHKRITVITQGADPVCVAEDGKVKKFPVELLPKEKLVDTNGAGDAFVGGFLSQLVQEKPIEECVRAGCYAANVIIQRSGCTYPEKPNFH; translated from the exons ATGGCGTCCGAAGGCATTCTTCTCGGCATGGGAAATCCTCTCCTCGACATCTCCGCCATCGTCGACCCTGAGTTCTTGAAAAA GTACTCTCTCACCTTGAACAATGCCATTCTTGCGCATGACAAGCACAAACCTAT ATATGAAGAGTTGGTTGAGAAATATGACGTGGAGTACATTGCTGGAG GTTCTACTCAAAATTCAATCAAGGTTGCTCAG TGGATGCTCCAAGTTCCTGGTGCAACAAGTTTCATGGGTGGCATTGGAAAGGATAAGTTTGGCGAAGAGATGAAGAAGAGCACAAAGCTTGCTGGTGTAAAA GCTCACTATCATGAAGATGAATCCTCACCTACTGGAACTTGTGCTGTTTGTATAATTGGTGGCGAAAG GTCGCTTGTTGCAAACTTAGCAGCTGCAAATTGCTACAAGTCTGGGCATTTGAAGAAACCAGAGAATTGGGCACTAG TTGAAAAggctaaatatatttatattgctgGCTTTTTCCTCACTGTATCACCAGATTCTATCCTGTTAGTTGCTGAGCATGCTGCTGCAAATAACAAG ATCTTCTCGATGAACCTTTCTGCCCCTTTCATCTGTGAGATATTCAGGGAGAGACTGGAGAAAGCTCTACC GTATACAGATTTTGTTTTTGGAAATGAGACTGAagcaaaaatattttctaaaattcaaGGCTGGGAG ACTGAAAATGTCGAGGAGATAGCTCTAAAGATTTCCCAATGGCCAAAGGCATCAGGAACGCACAAAAGGATAACAGTTATCACACAGGGTGCGGATCCTGTATGTGTTGCTGAGGATGGGAAGGTGAAAAAGTTCCCCGTGGAACTTTTGCCTAAAGAGAAGCTAGTTGATACAAACGGAGCAG GAGATGCATTTGTTGGAGGATTTCTTTCACAATTGGTTCAGGAGAAGCCCATTGAAGAATGTGTGAGAGCTGGCTGTTATGCAGCAAACGTTATCATCCAAAGATCTGGCTGTACTTACCCAGAGAAGCCTAATTTCCATTGA